Sequence from the Streptomyces sp. NBC_00358 genome:
CACACAGCGGTCCAGGCCGGACGGCACGTCCGGCGCCGCCAGGGACACGAACGCCGTCTCGACGCCCGCGTAGCCGCGGCCCTCCCACAGCAGCCGCGCGGCCTTGTGCACCTCGGCGTTGGCGTCCGGGTCGGTGGACCCGCGGCCCACGAGCAGCACCGTCACCTCGGCCCGCCCCTCCGGGGTCCGGGCACCGCCGCCGAGAGCCTCGTCGAGGCGCCGCTCCAGCACGGCGAGCAGCGACGGATGCGGGCCCAGCGGACGCCCGTACGTGTAGGAGATGCCGGGGTGCCGCTCCTTCTCACGGGTCAGCGCCGCCGGGATGTCGCCCTTGGCGTGCCCGGCGGACACCAGCATCAGCGGCACGGCGGCGAAACGTCGTACCCCCCGCTCGACGAGTTCGGCGACCGCGTCGCCCAGCGGTGGCGGCGACAGCTCGATGAACCCTCCGGCGACGGGCAGTTCGGGATGGCGGCGCCCCAACTCCCGTACGAAGGAGCGGAAGGCCTCGGCTCCGGCCTCGTCCCGGGTGCCGTGTCCGGCGATGAGCAGGGCGGGGGGCGGGGTGGTCACGATGTCTCCTTGGCGGCCGGGACGGCCTCGGCGGTCGGCTGGGTCGTCCCGGCCCGGTCGGTCTTCGCGGACCGGTCGGCCCGAGTGGATCGCGAGGCCTGGTCGGCCCCTGGAACAGGGTGGTACAGCAGGGCGTTGAGCGCGGCGGCCGCGACCGCCGAACCGCCCTTCTCGGACACGTTGCTGACAGCGGGCAGGCCGCTCTCGCGGAGCGCGGCCTTGGACTCGGCGGCGCCGACGAAGCCGACGGGCAGCCCGATGACGAGCGCCGGACCGGCGTCGAGGCGCAGCAACTCCTCAAGGGCGGTGGGCGCGCAGCCGATCACCCACAGCGCGCCGGGCCCGACCTGCTCGTACGCGAGCCGGACCGCGTGCGCCGAACGCGTCAGTCCTGGGCCCGACTCGGCGTCCTTGAGCCGGCAGACGGTGGCGCGGCGCGTGATGCCCGCCGCGACCATCTCGACGTCCACCACGACGGGCGCCCCGGCGTGCAGCGCCGCGTGCGCCCGTATCAGGACGTCCTCGTCGGTGACGAGATCGCTCGCGTACTCCAGGTCGGCGGCGGAGTGGATCACCCGCTCCACCACCGCGCGGGTCAGCGGCGGGAAGTGCGAGGTGTCCAGGCGGGCCCGCAGCCGCCGGAAGGACTCCTGCTCGATGGGGTGCACGACCCGGCTCCCGGGGAACACCCGGCTCGTTTGGCTCACTTGGGCTCCTCCTGCCAGCGGTAGCCGCGCGGTGTCACGATGCGGCCGGCGATCTCACGGGTCGCCGTGTTGCCCACGGTCACCACCGTCATCATGTCGACGATCGCCGGATCCAGGGACCCCAGCGACGTGATCCGGCTCGACTCGTCCGGGCGGGAGGCGTTGCGCACCACACCCACCGGCGTCGTGGGCTCCCGGTGCTCCGCGAGGATCGCGAGCGCCTTGGGGAGCTGCCAGTCCCGGCCCCGGCTGCGCGGGTTGTAGAAGGTCACCACGATGTCGGCCTCGGCCGCCGCGCGCACCCGGCGCTCGATGACCTCCCACGGTGTGTGCAGGTCGGACAGACTGATCGACACATGGTCGTGGCCGAGCGGCGCGCCGAGGATCGCCCCGGCCGCGAGCGCCGCGGTCACCCCCGGCACCCCGACGACGTCGATGTCGTCGGACGCCTCGGCCAGCGCGGGCGAGGCCATCGCGTACACGCCCGCGTCGCCGCTGCCGATCAGCGCGACGGCCTGCCCGCGGCGCGCCTGCGCCACCGCCGTGCGGGCCCGCTCCTCCTCGGCGCCGAGCCCCGACTCCAGGATCAGTGTGCCGGGCCGCAGCAGATCGCGGATCTGGTCGACGTACTGGTCGAGCCCGACGAGCACGGCGGCCCGCCGCAGCTCCGCCGTCGCACGCGGGGTCAGCAGATCGCGTGCTCCGGGGCCGAGGCCCACGACCGCGAGCCGTCCGCGGCCCGGCCGGCGCACGACGGCGCAGGTCGCCATCGCGGGCTGCCCGTCCGCCCGCACCGACTTCCGCTTGGGGACGAGGAGTTCACCGCCGCCCATCAGCGCCGCCGCCTCCGCGACGGACGGGGTCCCCACGGCCGAGAGGGGCGCGTCGGACGGGTTCGGGACGGTCACCGCCGCCAGTTCCCCGGCGGTGTACGTGACGACCGGGACGCCGAACCGCTCGGCGGCCCCGACGATGCCGGGCTCCTCGGACTTGGCGTCGACGGTGGCGAGTGCGGCCACCGACCCGGCCGAGAGACCGGCCTCCCGCAGGGCGTCCTCGACGAGTCCGAGGACCTCCTCCACGGGCGCGCCCCGGGAGGCGCCGACCCCGACCACGAGGGACGGCGGGCGCAGGACGACCTCGCGCGCGGCGGCTTCACGCACGCGGTCCGAGACGCGGACGACGGCGGCCCCCGGCGCGGCCGGGCTCCCCACGTTCGGCGGCAGCGCGGGCAGCGGCCAGACCGACTCCGCCTCCAGCACCACCGGTTCGCCGTCCAGCATGGCCCGCGAGACCCCGGCGACATCCCCCTCCACCGGGAGACCCAGGGTGTCGAGACCGGGCACCCCCACCGCGTCGGTCGCCGTCGTCACCACCGGCTCGGCCCCGAGCAACTCACCCACCTCGCGGGCGAGTTCGTTCGCCCCGCCCGCGTGGCCGCCGACCAGCGAAACGGCGAACCGCCCCGCCTCGTCGACGCACACCACCCCGGGGTCCGCCCCCTTGTCGACGAGCAGCGGCGCCACGAGCCGTACCACCGCGCCCGTGGCGAGGAAGCACACCACCTGGTCGCACTCCCCGAAGGCCCGCCGCACGGCCTCCGCCACGGGTCCGTCGTACACCCGGGTACGCGTGGACCATGCCGAGGCGAGCCGGTCACGGGCCGCCGCTCCCGCCGCCGTGGCGGAAATCAGGCCGATCACTGGGGGACTCCTTCGATACGGGCCGGAGGCCGGACGCCCCACAGCACAAAGACGGGATTGGTCGCCGCGAGCCGGGACACGTCCCCCGGCAGCGGGGCGAGCCGCGACGACTGCAACAGGACGCCGTCGCAGGCGAATCCGGCGGCGGTGAGCGCGTCCCGGGCGGCCGGAACCCGGTCCAGCGAGGCCATGGCGATCACGACGGCGCGCCGGGCCCGGCGCGCGCACACCGTGACGATCGCGGGCAGTTCACGTCCGCCGCCGCCGATGAACACCGCGTCCGGATCGTCGAGTCCGGACAGCACCGCGGGCGCGGCCCCGTGCACCACCCGTACGTCGACGCCGTGCGCCGCCGCGTTGGCGAGGACGCGGTCGCAGCCGTCCCGGGTCTTCTCGACCGCGGTCACCGCGGCACCGAACCGCGCGCACTCGACGGCCACGGAACCGGAGCCCGCGCCGACGTCCCAGACCAGTTCGCCGAGCCGCGGTCCGATCCGGGCCAGTGCCAGCGCCCGTACCTCGAACTTGCTGATCATCGAGTCGCGGTGGGCGAACTCGCTCTCGTCCAGGGCCCATCGGTCGGGTCCGGCAACCGGCCCCGCGACCGTCCGCACGGGATTCAGGGTCCGCGACTCGTCCAGGCACAGCACGACACTGACCGCCGTCCCCCAGTCGCGGGCGGCGGCGTCGGCGGGCGTGACCCGTTCGACGCGCTCGCGCTCCGGGTCGCCGAGGGCGCTCGCCACGACGAGGACGCGCTCCGCGCCCCGGTGGGCGAGGGCGGCACCCAGCTCGGCGGGCCCGGACCCCGGCCCGGTCAGCACGGCCACCTTGGGCTGCGACCGGCAGACCTGGACGGCCGTACGGAGGTCACGTCCGTGCGCGCTGACCACCACCGCGTCGTCCCAGGGCAGCCCGAGCCGGGCGAACGCGGTCGCCACGGACGAGACAGCGGGGCGCACGTCCAGCCGCTCGCTCCCGAACCGGCCCGCCAGCGCCCGCACGATCCCGAAGAACCCCGGGTCGCCGGAGGCCAGCACCACGACCGGTCCGCCGTGCGCCCCGTCGTCCAGATAGCGCTCGATACGGTCGAGGGCGGGCGCCAGCGGCCCGAGCACCACCTGCTCCGCCCGCTCCGGCGGCCGGGCCACCACCAGATGCCGCCCGGCACCCACGACGAGCCCGGCCCCCGCGAGCACACCGCCCGCTTCAGGGGACAGCGGAGCGCCGGTGCCCGTACCGACGACCGTGATCACCGTGTCGCGGTCCCCGAGGACGACGGACTCTCCCGTCGGGGCGACGGACTCCTCCCGCGCGCCGACGACCTCCGCGGTCACGACGCGGGGCCCTGCGCACCGCTCCGGCGCGCGGCGCGCAGCTCGGCGCGCGCCTGCGGGTCCGCCTTGCGGAAGCCGTGGAAGTGACCGGGGTGGTAGAGGTGCGAGCGGGTGCCGCTCGCGGCGAGCGCCGGGCCCACCAGGAAGAGGGTGTGCTTCCAGAGCTTGTGCTCCTTGACGGTCTCCTCCAGCGTGCCGATCGTGCACTTCACGATCAGCTCCTCCGGCCAGGTCGCCTGGTAGGCGACCACGACGGGTGTGGTCGTCGGATAGCCGCCCTCCAGCAGCTCCCGCACGAGCTGGCCGCTGCGGGCCGCCGACAGGAACAGCGCCATCGTCGTGCCGTGCTTCGCGAACTCCCGTACGTCCTCCCCGGGCGGCATCGGCGTCTTGCCGCCGCCGAGCCGGGTCAGGATCACCGACTGCGCGACCTCGGGAATCGTCAGCTCGCGCTGCGCGATCGCGGCCACCGCGGAGAACGACGAGACCCCCGGCACGATCTCCGTCTCGATACCGAGCTCGGCGCACCGGTCGACCTGCTCCTGGGTACCGCCCCACAGGGCCGGGTCGCCCGAGTGGATCCGCGCCACCCGCAGGCCCTCGGCACGGGCCCGCCCGTACACGGCGACGACGTCCTCCAGCGACATCGTCGCGGAGTCGAGGATCTCGGCGCCCTCGCGAGCGTGGTCGAGGACCTCGGCCTGCACCAGGCTCGCCGCCCAGATCACGACATCGGCCTCGGCGATGGCGCGCGCGGCGCGGAACGTCAGCAGGTCGGCGGCGCCGGGGCCGGCACCGACGAAGGTCACTTTGCCGGTGGGGGCATCGGCCATGGGAATCGGTCCTCTCCTACGAGAAATCAGGGGTGCTGCGAAAGGTTCAGTGGGCGCGGGGCCGTCGCCCCGGGTGCGCGACCCGGGGTTGATCGGATAGCAAGGGCCTATGGCGGTCCTCGTCGCGCTCGGCGCGTTCCTGATGACGCTGGCCGGCGGCTGGACGGCGCAGCGCGTGACCGACCGCCGCCATCTGGTCCTCGGCCTGGCCGGCGGCCTGATGCTCGGCGTGGTCGGCCTCGACCTGCTGCCGGAGGCGCTGGCGGCGGCGGGCACCGAGGTGTTCGGCGTTCCGGCCGCGCTGCTCCTGTTCGTGGCCGGCTTTCTGCTGGCCCATCTGGTGGAACGCCTGCTCGCCCACCGCCAGGCCGCGCACGGCGGCGACGAGCACGACGGACGCGCGCCCGAGGTGGGCCTCACGGCGGCGGGTGCCATGGTCGGCCACAGCGCGATGGACGGCGTCGCGATCGGCGCCGCCTTCCAGGTCGGCGGCGGTATGGGCCTCGCGGTCTCGCTCGCGGTGATCGCCCACGACTTCGCGGACGGCTTCAACACGTACACGATCACGAGCCTGTACGGGAACGCCCGTCGCAAGGCCCTGCTCATGCTGTACGCGGATGCGGCGGCCCCCATGATCGGCGCCGCCTCCACCCTCTTCTTCACCATTCCCGAGCGGCTGCTCGGCGGCTACCTCGGCCTCTTCGGTGGCGTACTGCTCTACCTCGCCGCCGCCGAGATCCTCCCGGAGGCACACCACGAGCACCCCGCCCGCTCGACCCTGTTGTGCACGGTCGCGGGCGTGGCCTTCATCTGGCTGGTGGTGGGCCTCGCGGGCTGAGCCCGAGCGGCCCACCCCGCTCGCCGGGCGGACCGGGTCCGAGGGGTCCGCCCCGTTCGCCGGGCGCGCGGGGTCCGAGCGGTCCGCCGCGTTCGACGGGTGGGCGCAGGTCACAGCTTTCCGCCGCGTTTCCCGTCGCGGCGCGCGGGCGCGATGAGGGTCGAGAGGTAGGGGAGCGGCTCCCCGTCGAGCTCGCCCGCCGGGCGGATCGACTCGTCGTCGAGGCCGAGCGCGGACCCCCACACGGCGTCGTCGATCCGCCCGCTGTCCCGCAACGCCCGGGCGACCTCCGCGGCCTGCCGCCCGAACTTGTACGCGACCACGGTGCCGGGCCCGTTCAGCGCGTCCTTGAGCACGGCGGACCCCGCCGTCACCGGGACGAGCGTGAGCGGCTCGGTCCCCTCGGTGAGAACGGCCCCCGACCGCGCGGCGAGGTCCTGCATGGCGGTGATGCCGGGCACCGTCTCCACGACCGTGCCCGGGACCAGCTCCGCGATCGTGTGCGCGAGATAGGTGAACGTCGAATACACGTTGGGGTCGCCGATGGTGGCGAAGGCGACCGAGGCGTGCCGGCCGAGCAGGTCGGCCACCCGCGCGCCGGCGGCGTCCCAGGCTGCCTCGCGCCGCCCCCGGTCGCTCCGCTCGTTGAGCGCGAACACCACCCGGACGACCTTCTCCTCGGGCACGTAGTGCAGGACGGTCGCCTCGGCCCGCCCGCGCTCGCCGCCGTCCTTCCCGTCCGGCGCGGCCATCACCGGGACGACGACGACCTCCGCGGCGCGCAGGGCGTTGACACCCTTGACGGTCACCAGCTCCGGGTCGCCGGGGCCCACCCCGACCCCGATCAGCTTGCTGCTCATGACGTCAGGCACCTCTCGACGAACCGACGGGCCACACCGGGCTCGGACGCCCAGTGCGTGTGCAGATAACTCGCGTGCACACCGCGTTGCACGAAACCTTCGACGCGCCGCTCCGGGGCGCGCATCCCCCAGGCGGGAGCCGCACCGGCGCCGGGCTCCACGACCGTCCGGTGGAACTCGTGCCCGCGCATCCGGGTACCGGCCGCGGCGAGCACGCTGTCGCCGAGGGCCACGGCGTCCCGGTAGCCGAGGGTGAGCCGCTCGTCCATCCGGGCCGTGGCGTCGATCACCCCGCACATGGGCCGGCCGTCGATTTCCCGCGCCAGATACAGCAGTCCGGCGCACTCGGCCGCGACCGGTGCCCCGCCGAACGCCAGCTCGGCCACCGCCTTGCGCAGCGGCTCGTTGGCGGACAGCTCGGGCGCGTACACCTCGGGGAACCCGCCGCCGATCACCAACCCGCCGGTCCCTTCGGGAAGTTGCTCGTCCCGGAGCGGATCGAAGGTGACGACCTCGGCTCCGGCGGCGGTGAGCAGCTCGGCGTGTTCGGCGTAGGAGAAGGTGAACGCCGGGCCACCGGCCACGGCAACTCTGCGCACCCCGGCCGAAGTCCGGTCCGCCGGCCCGTCGTCCCCTCGCGGACGGGCCGGGCCGGGCCCCGGGGAGGCGGCCACGGCGGTGGAGGGGGAGAGGGGCGGCAGGGACGAGGGAGGAAGCGCCTCGGCCGCGGCCGAGGCGTGAACCCCCTCGGCTCCGGCCGGGGAACGCACCGCCTCGGCCGCGTCCCACGCGGGACCCGGCACCGCACCCGCACCGCGCGCCAGCGCGAACAGCGCGTCCAGGTCGCATCCGGCGCGCACCTGCGCGGCCATGGCGGCGACCGCCTCGACCGCTTCCGAGCGCCGTTCGGCGACCGGCACGAGTCCCAGATGGCGCGACGGCGTGTCGATCTGCGGAGCCCGCCGCAGCACGCCGAGCACCGGAACCCCGGACGCGTCCAGCGCCTCCCGGAGCATGGCCTCGTGCCGCTCGGACCCCACCTTGTTGAGGATCACCCCGGCGACCCGCACCTCGGGGTCCCAGGAGGCGAACCCGTGCACCAGCGCGGCCACCGACCGCGACTGCGAGGACGCGTCGACGACCAGCACCACCGGAGCCCGCAGCAGCTTCGCCACCTGGGCCGTGGACGCGAGTTCGCCCTCGCCCGCGGCCCCGTCGTACAGCCCCATCACGCCCTCGACGACCGCGAGATCGCACCCGCGCGCCCCGTGCGCGAACAGCGGGCCGATCAACTCGGTGCCGCACAGGTAGGAGTCGAGATTGCGTCCCACCCGCCCGGTGGCGAGCGCGTGGTACCCGGGGTCGATGTAGTCCGGCCCCACCTTGTGCGGGGACACGGCGAGCCCCCGCGAGGCGAAGGCCGCCATCAGCCCCGTGGCGACGGTCGTCTTGCCGCTGCCCGAGGAGGGCGCGGCGATGACCAGCCGGGGAACGGACGAGGTCACCACTCGATGCCCCTCTGCCCCTTCTGCCCGGCGTCCATCGGATGCTTGACCTTGGACATGTCGGTCACGAGATCGGCGAAGTCGACCAGCTTCTCAGGAGCGTTGCGCCCGGTGATCACGACGTGCTGGGTGCCCGGACGGTCCCGCAGCACCGCGAGGACCTCGTCGGTGTCGATCCACCCCCAGTGCATCGGGTACGCGAACTCGTCGAGCACGTACAGCTTGTACGTCTCGGCGGCGAGGTCGCGCTTGACCTGTTCCCAGCCCTCGCGGGCCTTCTCCTCGTTGTCCATCTGCGCGTCGCGCTGGACCCAGGACCAGCCCTCGCCCATCTTGTGCCAGTCGACGGACCCGCCCTCGCCCGAGGCGCCGAGGACCCGCAGCGCGTTCTCCTCGCCGACCTTCCACTTCGCCGACTTGACGAACTGGAACACCCCGATGGGCCACCCCTGGTTCCAGGCGCGCAGCGCGAGCCCGAACGCGGCGGTGGACTTGCCCTTGCCGATCCCCGTGTGCACGACGATCAGCGGCCGGTTACGACGCTGACGGGTCGTCAGACCGTCCTCCGGTACGACACTCGGCTGTCCCTGCGGCACTACGCGGCCCTCCTCGAAGTCCCCTGCACACCCTGCACGTCCCGGACGAGCCCGGCGATGGAATCGGCCCGCAGCGCGTCCAGGGTCACCGGCGTGCCGCCCAGTTCGCCCGCGAGCTGACCCGCGAGCCCGAGCCGTACCGGCCCCGACTCGCAGTCGACGACCACCGAGGCGACCCCGTCCGCCGCGAACAGCCGTGCCGCGCGACCGGCCGTGGCGACCGGCTCGGCCCCGCCCGTGGCCCGTCCGTCGGTCACGACGACGACCAGCGGCCGCCGGGCTGCGTCCCGCAGCCGCTCCACCCGCAGCACCTCGTGGGCCCGCAGCAGCCCGGCCGCGAGCGGCGTCCGGCCGCCCGTCGGCAGCGACTCCAGCCGGGCCGCGGCCGCGTCCACGGAGGAGGTGGGCGGCAGCGCGACCTCGGCGGCCGACCCGCGGAACGTCACCAGACCCACCTTGTCCCGCCGCTGGTACGCGTCGAGCAGCAGGGACAGCACCGCGCCCTTGACGGCGCTCATCCGCTGCCGCGCCGCCATGGAGCCGGAGGCGTCCACCACGAAGAGGACCAGGTTGCCCTCACGGCCCTCGCGCGTCGCCTGCCGCAGATCGTCCCGCCGTACCACCAGACCCCGGCCCGACCGTCCGCGTGCCCGCTGGTGCGGGGCGGCGGCCTGCACGGTCGCCGCCAGGTGCAGTTTGGTGAGGGCCCCGCGGGGCCGCCGCGATCCCGTCGTGCGTCCGTGCTCGGTCCGCGCGCGCGAACGCCGTCCGGCCGCGCCCTCGCCGAGGCCGGGAACGCTCAGCGTCTTCGTGCGGAACGGCTCGGCGGCCCGTACGGGCGACTGCTCGCCGGCGCCCTGCCCGGCCGGGGTCTGCCCGTCGTCCGACGGCTCGCCCTGCGCCGGGATGTCACCGGCGGGGGAGCCGTCGTCCGGCCCGTCCTCGGGCGGCTGCCCGCCGCCCCCGGGCCCGTCGGGATCGGGGTCCGGGTCGTCGTCCTGCGACTCCCTGTCCGAGCCGCCGAACTCCTCCAGGGTCTCGTCGAGCTTGTCCTCGTCGATGCCGGGCGCGTCGAACGGGTTGCGCCGCCGCCGGTGCGGCAGCGCCAGCAGCGCCGCCTGCCGTACGTCCTCGGCGATCACCTCGGTGCGTCCCGCCCAGGCGGCGAGCGCCGTCGCGGTCCGCGCCATCACGATGTCGGCGCGCATGCCGTCCACCTCGAAGGCCGCGCAGGTCGCCGCGATCTGCCGCAGCGGCCCGTCCCCGAGCCGCACGGAGGGCAGCAGCGCCCGGGCCGCCACGATCCGGGCCCGCACGGCGGCCTCCTCGTCGGCCCAGCG
This genomic interval carries:
- a CDS encoding sirohydrochlorin chelatase, which encodes MTTPPPALLIAGHGTRDEAGAEAFRSFVRELGRRHPELPVAGGFIELSPPPLGDAVAELVERGVRRFAAVPLMLVSAGHAKGDIPAALTREKERHPGISYTYGRPLGPHPSLLAVLERRLDEALGGGARTPEGRAEVTVLLVGRGSTDPDANAEVHKAARLLWEGRGYAGVETAFVSLAAPDVPSGLDRCVKLGARRIVVLPYFLFTGILPDRVRRQTDDWAAAHPGVEVGSAEVIGPEPELLDLVMERYREAVKGDLRMNCDSCVYRIALPGFEDKVGLPQQPHFHPDDDGHHDGHGHHHHGGHTHSHAH
- a CDS encoding precorrin-8X methylmutase, whose translation is MSQTSRVFPGSRVVHPIEQESFRRLRARLDTSHFPPLTRAVVERVIHSAADLEYASDLVTDEDVLIRAHAALHAGAPVVVDVEMVAAGITRRATVCRLKDAESGPGLTRSAHAVRLAYEQVGPGALWVIGCAPTALEELLRLDAGPALVIGLPVGFVGAAESKAALRESGLPAVSNVSEKGGSAVAAAALNALLYHPVPGADQASRSTRADRSAKTDRAGTTQPTAEAVPAAKETS
- the cobJ gene encoding precorrin-3B C(17)-methyltransferase: MIGLISATAAGAAARDRLASAWSTRTRVYDGPVAEAVRRAFGECDQVVCFLATGAVVRLVAPLLVDKGADPGVVCVDEAGRFAVSLVGGHAGGANELAREVGELLGAEPVVTTATDAVGVPGLDTLGLPVEGDVAGVSRAMLDGEPVVLEAESVWPLPALPPNVGSPAAPGAAVVRVSDRVREAAAREVVLRPPSLVVGVGASRGAPVEEVLGLVEDALREAGLSAGSVAALATVDAKSEEPGIVGAAERFGVPVVTYTAGELAAVTVPNPSDAPLSAVGTPSVAEAAALMGGGELLVPKRKSVRADGQPAMATCAVVRRPGRGRLAVVGLGPGARDLLTPRATAELRRAAVLVGLDQYVDQIRDLLRPGTLILESGLGAEEERARTAVAQARRGQAVALIGSGDAGVYAMASPALAEASDDIDVVGVPGVTAALAAGAILGAPLGHDHVSISLSDLHTPWEVIERRVRAAAEADIVVTFYNPRSRGRDWQLPKALAILAEHREPTTPVGVVRNASRPDESSRITSLGSLDPAIVDMMTVVTVGNTATREIAGRIVTPRGYRWQEEPK
- the cbiE gene encoding precorrin-6y C5,15-methyltransferase (decarboxylating) subunit CbiE — translated: MITVVGTGTGAPLSPEAGGVLAGAGLVVGAGRHLVVARPPERAEQVVLGPLAPALDRIERYLDDGAHGGPVVVLASGDPGFFGIVRALAGRFGSERLDVRPAVSSVATAFARLGLPWDDAVVVSAHGRDLRTAVQVCRSQPKVAVLTGPGSGPAELGAALAHRGAERVLVVASALGDPERERVERVTPADAAARDWGTAVSVVLCLDESRTLNPVRTVAGPVAGPDRWALDESEFAHRDSMISKFEVRALALARIGPRLGELVWDVGAGSGSVAVECARFGAAVTAVEKTRDGCDRVLANAAAHGVDVRVVHGAAPAVLSGLDDPDAVFIGGGGRELPAIVTVCARRARRAVVIAMASLDRVPAARDALTAAGFACDGVLLQSSRLAPLPGDVSRLAATNPVFVLWGVRPPARIEGVPQ
- the cobM gene encoding precorrin-4 C(11)-methyltransferase: MADAPTGKVTFVGAGPGAADLLTFRAARAIAEADVVIWAASLVQAEVLDHAREGAEILDSATMSLEDVVAVYGRARAEGLRVARIHSGDPALWGGTQEQVDRCAELGIETEIVPGVSSFSAVAAIAQRELTIPEVAQSVILTRLGGGKTPMPPGEDVREFAKHGTTMALFLSAARSGQLVRELLEGGYPTTTPVVVAYQATWPEELIVKCTIGTLEETVKEHKLWKHTLFLVGPALAASGTRSHLYHPGHFHGFRKADPQARAELRAARRSGAQGPAS
- a CDS encoding ZIP family metal transporter, translating into MAVLVALGAFLMTLAGGWTAQRVTDRRHLVLGLAGGLMLGVVGLDLLPEALAAAGTEVFGVPAALLLFVAGFLLAHLVERLLAHRQAAHGGDEHDGRAPEVGLTAAGAMVGHSAMDGVAIGAAFQVGGGMGLAVSLAVIAHDFADGFNTYTITSLYGNARRKALLMLYADAAAPMIGAASTLFFTIPERLLGGYLGLFGGVLLYLAAAEILPEAHHEHPARSTLLCTVAGVAFIWLVVGLAG
- the cobI gene encoding precorrin-2 C(20)-methyltransferase codes for the protein MSSKLIGVGVGPGDPELVTVKGVNALRAAEVVVVPVMAAPDGKDGGERGRAEATVLHYVPEEKVVRVVFALNERSDRGRREAAWDAAGARVADLLGRHASVAFATIGDPNVYSTFTYLAHTIAELVPGTVVETVPGITAMQDLAARSGAVLTEGTEPLTLVPVTAGSAVLKDALNGPGTVVAYKFGRQAAEVARALRDSGRIDDAVWGSALGLDDESIRPAGELDGEPLPYLSTLIAPARRDGKRGGKL
- a CDS encoding cobyrinate a,c-diamide synthase, which translates into the protein MTSSVPRLVIAAPSSGSGKTTVATGLMAAFASRGLAVSPHKVGPDYIDPGYHALATGRVGRNLDSYLCGTELIGPLFAHGARGCDLAVVEGVMGLYDGAAGEGELASTAQVAKLLRAPVVLVVDASSQSRSVAALVHGFASWDPEVRVAGVILNKVGSERHEAMLREALDASGVPVLGVLRRAPQIDTPSRHLGLVPVAERRSEAVEAVAAMAAQVRAGCDLDALFALARGAGAVPGPAWDAAEAVRSPAGAEGVHASAAAEALPPSSLPPLSPSTAVAASPGPGPARPRGDDGPADRTSAGVRRVAVAGGPAFTFSYAEHAELLTAAGAEVVTFDPLRDEQLPEGTGGLVIGGGFPEVYAPELSANEPLRKAVAELAFGGAPVAAECAGLLYLAREIDGRPMCGVIDATARMDERLTLGYRDAVALGDSVLAAAGTRMRGHEFHRTVVEPGAGAAPAWGMRAPERRVEGFVQRGVHASYLHTHWASEPGVARRFVERCLTS
- the cobO gene encoding cob(I)yrinic acid a,c-diamide adenosyltransferase, whose translation is MPQGQPSVVPEDGLTTRQRRNRPLIVVHTGIGKGKSTAAFGLALRAWNQGWPIGVFQFVKSAKWKVGEENALRVLGASGEGGSVDWHKMGEGWSWVQRDAQMDNEEKAREGWEQVKRDLAAETYKLYVLDEFAYPMHWGWIDTDEVLAVLRDRPGTQHVVITGRNAPEKLVDFADLVTDMSKVKHPMDAGQKGQRGIEW
- a CDS encoding putative cobaltochelatase; amino-acid sequence: MSTPFPFTAVVGQDDLRLALLLNAVSPAVGGVLVRGEKGTAKSTAVRALSALLPEVAVVPGCRFSCDPAAPDPACPDGPHEAAAGTHRPARMVELPVGASEDRLVGALDIERALAEGVKSFEPGLLADAHRGILYVDEVNLLHDHLVDLLLDAAAMGASYVEREGVSVRHAARFLLVGTMNPEEGELRPQLLDRFGLTVEVAASREPDRRVEVVRRRLAYDDDPAGFAARWADEEAAVRARIVAARALLPSVRLGDGPLRQIAATCAAFEVDGMRADIVMARTATALAAWAGRTEVIAEDVRQAALLALPHRRRRNPFDAPGIDEDKLDETLEEFGGSDRESQDDDPDPDPDGPGGGGQPPEDGPDDGSPAGDIPAQGEPSDDGQTPAGQGAGEQSPVRAAEPFRTKTLSVPGLGEGAAGRRSRARTEHGRTTGSRRPRGALTKLHLAATVQAAAPHQRARGRSGRGLVVRRDDLRQATREGREGNLVLFVVDASGSMAARQRMSAVKGAVLSLLLDAYQRRDKVGLVTFRGSAAEVALPPTSSVDAAAARLESLPTGGRTPLAAGLLRAHEVLRVERLRDAARRPLVVVVTDGRATGGAEPVATAGRAARLFAADGVASVVVDCESGPVRLGLAGQLAGELGGTPVTLDALRADSIAGLVRDVQGVQGTSRRAA